One genomic region from Spirulina subsalsa PCC 9445 encodes:
- a CDS encoding sialate O-acetylesterase: MKIIYFWLKVGSYIAVLLGFFLPLNAIAMMSPTSEEGRSRTTPCVSSSPTIPLLILAGQSNMVGYRSNLEDLPPQWREPQPGVLWYSGEGEWVTLQVPTEPFDFSPSVANGEGFGPEITLGVTMARQLQRPVAMVKYAQNGTDLETQWNPKLEDSLYHEMMARVQRAIAQLCEVGYRPEVAGFFWMQGESDAKGDSLNETLSDRNRAMNYAQNLTQFISRLRQDLNSPQLPFIQGLIFLENDHPTLNFGTFEHGNTVRHGQLIVDQTVNYTQIVETRYFPRHEDNLHLDSFGLIHLGYYFALEWLEMHGLTRKSRSKLSILEDSFSCLIPNSLTDYSGFNPSTNFTHSGLFFTQTARSWRICAK, encoded by the coding sequence ATGAAGATTATTTATTTTTGGCTAAAGGTTGGCAGTTATATCGCGGTATTGTTGGGGTTTTTCTTGCCATTGAATGCGATCGCCATGATGAGTCCTACTTCAGAGGAAGGTAGAAGTCGAACAACTCCTTGTGTCTCTAGTTCACCGACTATTCCTTTGTTGATTTTGGCGGGTCAATCGAATATGGTGGGATATCGGTCTAATTTGGAGGATTTACCGCCTCAGTGGCGAGAGCCTCAGCCCGGTGTGTTATGGTACAGTGGGGAGGGGGAGTGGGTCACGCTACAAGTGCCGACGGAACCCTTTGATTTTAGTCCTAGTGTGGCCAATGGGGAGGGATTTGGGCCGGAAATTACCCTCGGTGTGACGATGGCAAGACAGCTACAGCGACCTGTTGCCATGGTTAAATATGCACAGAATGGGACGGATTTGGAGACTCAATGGAATCCTAAGTTAGAGGATTCGTTGTATCATGAGATGATGGCACGGGTACAAAGGGCGATCGCACAACTTTGTGAGGTGGGGTATCGTCCCGAAGTAGCGGGGTTTTTCTGGATGCAGGGAGAGTCTGATGCAAAAGGGGATTCTCTGAACGAGACACTAAGTGACCGCAATCGGGCCATGAATTACGCGCAAAACCTCACCCAGTTTATCTCTCGACTGCGACAAGATTTAAACTCCCCCCAACTGCCATTTATTCAAGGTCTAATTTTCCTAGAAAACGATCATCCTACCCTTAACTTTGGCACATTTGAGCATGGAAATACTGTCCGTCATGGACAATTAATCGTTGATCAAACGGTCAATTATACCCAAATTGTTGAAACTCGTTACTTTCCCCGACATGAAGATAATTTACACTTGGATTCCTTTGGGTTAATCCATTTAGGTTATTACTTCGCCTTAGAATGGTTAGAGATGCACGGATTGACCAGAAAAAGCAGGTCGAAGCTAAGTATTTTAGAGGATTCTTTCTCTTGTTTAATTCCGAATTCATTAACCGATTATTCAGGTTTTAACCCCTCGACAAACTTCACCCACTCCGGGTTATTTTTCACCCAAACGGCTCGATCTTGGCGAATTTGTGCTAAATGA
- a CDS encoding histidine phosphatase family protein: MPSHQTRVILVRYGQSTYNQQEKFQGQSPHSQLTEQGHWEAQQTGLALQRLTPTTIYSSPLPQAQQTAEVIWQSFRSHPPHFQITESLREIHLPTWQGLSYRVVQEQFAQEYRIWRQDPQQLQMPTPERVSLLPPLGGDGATSPLFYPVLELYNQARQFWREILPQNVGKTILLVTHRSTIRALISTALGLAPQHYHRLQQGNCGITVLNFALCSHQLEQEIPPFGQLETLNLTSHLGQTLPRLKSGQEGLRLLLVPSGVNTDIIQCERLSQWLQTIPIHFSLTGDLLESDQLTDHLLRYHPTTLQLQVMREDFPQVWQRTLQTRHAFSPHPDHPSLVTGLVVARDSLIRQFLAQVIQLPPEQLWRIQLQGGAVSVLYCPLNEHGAPTLQALNFRPC, from the coding sequence ATGCCCAGTCATCAAACACGAGTTATTTTAGTTCGCTATGGACAGAGTACCTACAATCAACAGGAGAAATTTCAAGGACAATCCCCCCATTCACAACTAACGGAACAAGGGCATTGGGAAGCCCAACAAACCGGACTCGCCCTACAACGCCTCACCCCCACCACTATTTATAGCAGTCCCTTACCCCAAGCCCAACAAACCGCCGAGGTAATTTGGCAAAGCTTCCGTTCCCATCCCCCTCATTTCCAGATTACTGAATCCTTACGGGAGATTCATCTCCCCACTTGGCAGGGGTTATCCTATCGCGTGGTACAGGAACAATTTGCCCAAGAGTATCGCATTTGGCGACAAGATCCCCAACAGTTGCAAATGCCCACCCCGGAAAGGGTTTCCCTACTCCCTCCTTTAGGGGGTGATGGGGCTACTTCCCCCCTTTTTTATCCCGTTTTAGAACTGTATAACCAAGCGCGTCAATTCTGGCGGGAAATCTTACCCCAAAATGTGGGAAAAACGATTTTGTTAGTCACCCACCGAAGCACCATCCGGGCTTTAATTAGTACCGCTTTAGGTTTAGCCCCTCAACACTATCATCGCCTGCAACAAGGGAATTGTGGGATTACTGTACTAAATTTTGCTCTCTGTTCTCATCAATTAGAACAAGAGATTCCCCCATTCGGCCAACTGGAAACCCTTAATCTAACCAGCCATTTAGGGCAAACGCTGCCCCGGTTGAAGAGTGGACAGGAGGGTTTACGCTTATTGTTAGTGCCGTCTGGGGTAAATACAGATATCATTCAATGCGAACGTCTGTCCCAATGGTTACAAACGATTCCCATTCATTTTAGTCTGACGGGGGATCTCTTAGAGTCCGATCAACTGACGGATCATCTCTTGCGTTATCATCCCACAACGCTCCAGTTACAGGTGATGCGGGAGGATTTTCCCCAAGTGTGGCAGCGCACGTTACAAACTCGTCACGCTTTTTCCCCCCATCCGGATCATCCGTCTTTAGTGACAGGTTTAGTCGTAGCACGAGATTCTCTCATTCGGCAGTTTCTGGCACAGGTCATTCAGTTACCCCCAGAACAACTCTGGCGGATTCAACTCCAAGGGGGGGCGGTAAGTGTGTTATATTGTCCCCTCAACGAGCATGGCGCTCCCACTCTTCAAGCACTGAATTTTAGGCCTTGTTGA
- a CDS encoding glycosyltransferase family 2 protein, with amino-acid sequence MTWGDNMAAISVIIPAYNAAKTIQATAESVLNQSFKDLELIIINDGSTDNTVEVISSLSDDRIRLFSYPNAGPQKSRNRGVEQATGDYLAFLDADDLWTTDKLESQWTALQENPDCAVAYSWTDFIDEFGNKLPGGQHFGFKNQVYEQLLLGDFIGSGSNPLIRKDALLAVGPFDESLLGGQDWEMWIRLASQYPFALVPKTQVFYRQSIGSWSANLERQERGYKQVIDKCLATAPERIQQRRKEIIGNRYKFLTFDALAYGINQKQSLMAARFLWTALKHQPIFLKNKVIWIVLVKIILGLLLPSQAARTVLSQIKRLNPQKVS; translated from the coding sequence GTGACTTGGGGAGATAACATGGCGGCTATTTCGGTAATTATTCCAGCCTATAATGCGGCAAAAACTATTCAGGCAACGGCTGAGTCGGTTTTAAATCAAAGCTTTAAGGATTTAGAGTTAATTATTATTAATGATGGGTCTACAGATAACACAGTAGAGGTCATTTCTAGTCTCTCAGATGACCGAATTCGTCTCTTTTCTTACCCCAACGCTGGCCCCCAAAAAAGTCGCAATCGAGGGGTTGAACAAGCAACGGGAGACTATCTGGCTTTTTTGGATGCTGATGATTTATGGACAACGGATAAATTAGAATCTCAATGGACGGCATTACAAGAAAATCCAGATTGTGCGGTGGCCTATAGTTGGACAGATTTTATTGATGAATTTGGGAATAAACTGCCGGGAGGTCAACATTTTGGGTTTAAAAATCAGGTCTATGAACAGCTTTTATTAGGGGATTTTATTGGCAGTGGTTCTAATCCCTTAATTCGCAAAGATGCCTTGTTAGCGGTGGGTCCCTTTGATGAGTCACTCCTTGGGGGTCAAGACTGGGAAATGTGGATTAGATTAGCCTCTCAATACCCCTTTGCCTTAGTGCCTAAAACCCAAGTCTTTTATCGTCAGTCTATTGGGTCTTGGTCTGCGAATTTGGAACGACAGGAACGGGGATATAAACAGGTAATTGATAAATGTTTAGCTACGGCACCAGAACGGATTCAGCAGCGCCGCAAGGAAATTATTGGCAATCGCTATAAATTTCTCACCTTTGATGCGCTAGCCTATGGTATTAATCAGAAACAGAGTTTAATGGCTGCCCGTTTTTTGTGGACGGCTTTAAAACATCAACCTATTTTTTTAAAAAATAAGGTGATTTGGATTGTTCTGGTTAAAATTATACTCGGATTGCTACTTCCGAGTCAAGCCGCAAGAACCGTTTTAAGTCAAATTAAACGATTAAATCCCCAAAAGGTATCGTAA
- a CDS encoding class I SAM-dependent methyltransferase, translated as MPGEYLTKQRMISQYNQKRMIRLLGESVKNVLEIGIYNSLFYHLLSSEGYQVTRADFNPDLKPDFVLDLRSDFELPRDTFDAIALFQVLEHIPYEDFEKAIKRLADFTKKYLVISLPYNSSYFSVQFQLSFNRRPRSLLLQIPKFWSTETYTRDEHYWEIGLKGYPKKRIVASLESAGLKIRQEYQDPLYPYHYFFILEKP; from the coding sequence ATGCCGGGAGAGTATTTAACCAAGCAGAGAATGATCAGCCAATATAACCAAAAAAGGATGATCCGGTTATTGGGAGAGTCGGTTAAAAATGTGTTAGAGATTGGCATTTATAATTCTCTGTTTTATCATCTCTTATCCTCAGAAGGGTATCAGGTGACTCGTGCGGATTTTAACCCGGATTTAAAGCCAGATTTTGTTTTAGATTTGAGAAGTGATTTTGAACTGCCAAGAGATACTTTTGATGCGATTGCTTTATTTCAGGTGTTGGAACATATTCCCTATGAGGATTTTGAGAAAGCCATTAAGCGATTGGCTGATTTTACTAAGAAATATCTTGTGATTTCCTTGCCTTATAATAGCAGTTATTTTAGCGTTCAGTTTCAACTCTCGTTTAATCGTCGTCCTCGGAGTTTGCTGTTACAAATTCCCAAGTTTTGGAGTACGGAAACTTACACTCGGGATGAGCATTACTGGGAAATTGGACTGAAAGGATATCCGAAAAAGCGTATCGTTGCATCTTTAGAAAGTGCTGGGTTAAAGATTCGTCAGGAATATCAAGATCCTCTCTATCCCTATCATTACTTTTTTATATTAGAGAAACCATGA
- a CDS encoding URC4/urg3 family protein, whose amino-acid sequence MTLPPLYLQTPLAIRQRCDILFQKACQNELNHFFCDLTQLDAVTDYVLKITQETYPDLNIPFHSRWRHFEVGNYSRLAELKAVTQTLSPLEQAKVLVDLVIVSVLLDAGAGEKWQYFELQTGQMFQRSEGLAVASFRMFCSGAFSSDKNSPFQTDGLGLEGLTLEELREQFQVSSENSLVGLEGRLNLLQKLGNVMRKSPELFGKDCPRLGNLVDYWLSQQEKGGQLSAVTVFNTIIQGLGEIWPGRFTLEGVNLGDVWQHSAIPDDHFVPFHKLSQWLTYSLLEPLEGVGLKIKDLDQLTGLAEYRNGGLCIDLKLLQVKQPKILKIPHVPRSEVIVEWRALTVILLDKIAEKMREKLQLTAAELPLVKVLQGGTWTAGRRIAAQLRQGIPPLTLESDGTVF is encoded by the coding sequence ATGACCCTACCCCCCTTATATTTACAAACTCCCCTCGCCATTCGTCAAAGATGTGACATTTTGTTTCAAAAGGCTTGCCAAAATGAACTAAATCACTTTTTTTGTGACTTAACTCAACTGGATGCCGTCACAGACTATGTGCTAAAAATTACCCAAGAAACCTACCCTGATTTGAACATTCCTTTTCATAGTCGTTGGCGACATTTTGAAGTGGGAAATTATTCCCGTTTAGCTGAATTAAAAGCCGTGACTCAAACCCTTTCCCCCTTAGAACAAGCTAAAGTTTTAGTCGATTTGGTGATTGTGAGTGTGTTACTAGATGCAGGTGCAGGGGAGAAATGGCAGTATTTTGAACTCCAAACTGGGCAAATGTTTCAGCGTTCTGAAGGATTAGCCGTGGCTAGTTTCAGGATGTTTTGTTCTGGGGCGTTTTCCAGTGATAAAAACTCCCCGTTCCAAACCGATGGGTTAGGATTAGAAGGGTTGACGCTAGAGGAACTTCGAGAACAGTTTCAAGTTAGTTCAGAGAATTCCTTAGTGGGGCTAGAAGGGCGACTAAATTTGTTGCAAAAACTAGGAAACGTGATGAGAAAGTCGCCGGAATTGTTTGGGAAGGATTGCCCCCGTTTAGGAAATTTGGTCGATTATTGGCTGAGTCAACAGGAGAAAGGGGGACAATTAAGCGCGGTGACGGTGTTCAATACCATCATTCAAGGACTGGGTGAAATTTGGCCAGGACGCTTTACCCTAGAGGGGGTAAACTTGGGGGATGTGTGGCAACATTCCGCCATTCCTGATGATCATTTTGTGCCGTTTCATAAATTGAGTCAGTGGTTAACTTACTCGTTATTAGAACCTTTAGAAGGGGTGGGGCTAAAAATTAAGGACTTAGACCAACTCACGGGACTCGCTGAGTATCGGAATGGGGGACTTTGTATTGATTTGAAATTATTACAAGTCAAACAACCGAAAATATTAAAAATCCCCCATGTTCCCCGTTCAGAAGTGATTGTAGAATGGCGTGCTTTAACGGTTATTTTGTTAGATAAAATTGCTGAAAAAATGCGAGAAAAATTACAATTAACGGCCGCAGAATTGCCGCTAGTGAAGGTATTGCAAGGGGGGACTTGGACGGCAGGACGACGGATAGCGGCACAGTTACGGCAAGGCATTCCCCCGCTTACCTTAGAGAGTGATGGGACGGTATTTTGA
- the hpsE gene encoding hormogonium polysaccharide biosynthesis glycosyltransferase HpsE, which produces MTHDSSFLTVAIPTYNGAKRLPEVLDALGKQSHTEPINWDIIIIDNNSTDTTHQVIEHYQKNWLYPYPLKYYFEPNQGLAFARERAIQEAQGTYIAFLDDDNIPAPDWVSSIYEFSQNYPQAGAFSGQIHGEYEIEPPANFQQIAAFLAIREHGLEPFRFDPDNLRLPPGAGLVVQKQAWQEAVPKTPQVVGNQGTILARGDDYAPLLYLHQQGWEIWYNPQMHINHKIPAFRLERDYLLSLARACGLATCQLRMINAKNSQKPAIVLKTIIGNLRRIVKHYLQYKKQVQSDLIPAFEMEFYRASLIGVFHWLNQARSR; this is translated from the coding sequence ATGACCCATGATTCATCTTTTCTCACCGTCGCGATTCCCACCTATAACGGAGCAAAACGTCTACCTGAAGTCCTAGATGCTTTAGGGAAACAGAGCCATACTGAACCCATCAACTGGGACATTATTATCATTGATAATAATAGCACAGATACCACCCATCAAGTGATTGAACATTATCAAAAAAATTGGTTGTACCCCTATCCCCTTAAATACTATTTTGAACCCAATCAAGGCCTTGCTTTTGCCAGAGAACGAGCCATTCAAGAAGCACAAGGAACTTATATCGCCTTCTTAGATGATGATAACATTCCAGCCCCAGACTGGGTTTCCTCCATCTACGAATTTAGCCAAAACTACCCCCAAGCGGGAGCATTTAGCGGACAAATTCACGGCGAATACGAGATAGAACCTCCTGCAAACTTTCAACAAATTGCCGCCTTTTTAGCCATTCGAGAACATGGTTTAGAACCCTTCCGTTTTGACCCCGATAACTTAAGATTACCCCCCGGTGCTGGATTAGTGGTTCAAAAACAAGCTTGGCAAGAAGCCGTTCCCAAAACCCCTCAAGTTGTTGGGAATCAGGGGACTATTTTAGCCAGAGGAGACGATTATGCACCCTTACTTTATCTCCACCAACAAGGCTGGGAAATTTGGTATAATCCCCAAATGCACATCAACCATAAAATCCCCGCATTTCGCTTAGAACGGGATTATTTATTGTCCTTAGCGCGGGCCTGTGGTTTAGCCACTTGTCAGTTACGGATGATCAATGCCAAAAATTCGCAAAAACCCGCCATTGTACTAAAAACAATTATAGGAAATTTACGCCGGATTGTCAAGCATTATTTACAGTACAAAAAACAGGTGCAGTCAGACCTCATTCCTGCCTTTGAAATGGAGTTTTATCGTGCAAGTTTAATCGGTGTATTCCATTGGTTAAATCAGGCAAGGAGTCGTTAA
- the hpsE gene encoding hormogonium polysaccharide biosynthesis glycosyltransferase HpsE, which yields MIDLTVVIPTYNGEKRLPDVLEKLRSQVSTEGLSWEVLVVDNNSSDGTAAVVQQFQKNWSQQIPLRYILETKQGAAFARQRSVRESQAELIGFLDDDNIPELDWVKQAVQFAREHPQAGAYGSQIHGCFKQEPPPNFSRIQSFFAIIEWGDEPIRYNPQNNLVPPSAGLVVRRKVWLQFVPENCILSGRIQGSMLTGEDLEALSYIHHLSNWEIWYNPAMQIDHKIPPKRLEAEYLIPFFRGIGLSRYVTRMVGVKPILRPFLTTAYWVNDSRKLLLHVFRYGLSVQDKIAACERALLIGSLNSFCYLWSNGYLKRRNRHRQLPNSPVGVVVNE from the coding sequence ATGATAGATTTAACAGTGGTCATTCCGACCTATAACGGGGAGAAGCGTTTACCAGATGTATTGGAAAAGTTGCGATCGCAAGTCAGCACAGAAGGACTCTCATGGGAAGTTTTAGTTGTTGATAATAACAGTTCTGATGGCACAGCCGCAGTAGTCCAGCAATTTCAGAAAAACTGGTCGCAACAAATTCCTTTACGCTATATATTAGAAACTAAACAAGGGGCTGCTTTTGCCCGTCAGCGTTCCGTCAGAGAATCCCAAGCCGAATTAATTGGCTTTCTAGATGATGATAACATCCCCGAATTAGATTGGGTCAAGCAAGCCGTTCAATTTGCCCGAGAACACCCCCAAGCCGGGGCCTATGGCAGTCAAATTCATGGATGCTTTAAGCAAGAACCTCCCCCTAATTTTTCCCGCATTCAATCCTTTTTTGCCATCATAGAATGGGGAGATGAACCTATACGTTATAATCCTCAAAATAATCTCGTTCCTCCTTCGGCTGGGCTAGTTGTGCGACGGAAAGTTTGGCTACAATTTGTCCCAGAAAACTGCATTTTGAGCGGTCGAATTCAAGGAAGTATGCTCACCGGAGAAGACCTGGAAGCCTTATCTTATATTCACCATTTATCTAACTGGGAAATTTGGTATAATCCCGCCATGCAGATTGATCATAAAATACCCCCTAAACGCCTAGAAGCGGAATATCTCATTCCCTTCTTTCGCGGCATTGGATTGAGTCGTTATGTCACTCGTATGGTGGGAGTTAAACCTATTTTAAGACCCTTTTTGACAACAGCTTACTGGGTCAACGACTCGCGAAAATTACTCCTTCATGTCTTCCGTTATGGTTTATCGGTTCAAGATAAGATTGCCGCTTGTGAACGGGCTTTATTAATCGGGAGTTTAAACAGCTTTTGTTATCTGTGGTCTAACGGTTACTTAAAGCGAAGAAATCGGCACAGACAACTTCCTAATTCCCCCGTCGGAGTAGTTGTGAATGAATAA
- a CDS encoding class I SAM-dependent methyltransferase, protein MFITKPTQFLLKNLIKASAYKLKKGPHITRYYMYQHLSGILKPRIAPGKILSISHSTNLCRQFFDLTQSELQEANYPDCNFVDLPFENNQFDYVVSDQVLEHIEGNPQQAIDESWRVLKPGGLAIHTTCFINPIHEYPGDFWRFTPQALTFLCGQFSNIIEVGGWGNRYVWVMDAVGLRYQAIPEARWHPLHKIAEYNDEKWPVVTWVIAEK, encoded by the coding sequence ATGTTTATCACGAAACCCACTCAGTTCTTGCTAAAAAATCTCATTAAAGCTTCGGCTTATAAGCTTAAAAAAGGCCCCCACATCACCCGTTACTATATGTATCAGCATTTGTCCGGTATTTTAAAGCCAAGAATCGCCCCCGGAAAAATTCTTTCTATTAGCCATTCTACGAATCTGTGCCGACAGTTTTTTGATTTAACTCAATCGGAGTTACAAGAAGCAAACTATCCGGATTGTAATTTTGTAGACTTACCCTTTGAAAACAATCAGTTTGATTATGTGGTGAGTGATCAGGTTTTAGAACATATCGAAGGCAATCCTCAGCAAGCTATTGATGAAAGTTGGCGCGTTCTAAAACCGGGAGGATTAGCCATTCATACTACTTGTTTTATTAATCCGATTCATGAATATCCGGGAGATTTTTGGCGTTTTACTCCTCAAGCTTTAACCTTTTTATGTGGTCAATTTTCTAATATTATTGAAGTAGGAGGGTGGGGAAATCGGTATGTTTGGGTAATGGATGCGGTGGGACTGCGTTATCAAGCGATTCCCGAAGCCCGTTGGCATCCTTTACATAAGATTGCAGAATATAATGATGAAAAATGGCCGGTTGTGACTTGGGTCATTGCCGAAAAATAG
- a CDS encoding MBOAT family O-acyltransferase, which translates to MLFNSYIFIFAFLPLTLLVYFSLTRLHYLRVALVWMALASLFFYGYWNPPYLLLLLVSITLNYTLGRGIASRPLKSPKSKFFLILGITLNLALIGYYKYAAFFVRSLNTLFNQTWQNPEIFLPLAISFYTFTQIAYLVDAYRGETKNSRYEFITYTLFVSFYPQLIAGPILRHDELIPQLRQPRNFIFSQQNFAQGLTLFILGLAKKVLIADNLSPWVEPVFSHADSVTFLESWVGALSYTFQLYFDFSGYSDMAIGLGWMVNINLPINFNSPYKARSIIDFWRRWHMTLSAFLRDYLYIPLGGSRQGEIRRILNLMLTMLLGGLWHGAGWTYVIWGGLHGLFLGINHAWRKWGIPLPQFLGVLLTFLAVVASWVLFRAASFPDSLALLQSMLGIKGVVLHAAHQPFLGWLTPLGVQFKNSADFAYLPPLLINQTLIILAGCAWLVFAVPNTQQMVTKFTPSWGWTLWIVFLSVACFISLNQVSEFLYFQF; encoded by the coding sequence GTGTTATTTAACTCCTACATTTTTATTTTCGCCTTTCTCCCCCTCACCCTCCTCGTCTATTTCTCCTTAACCCGCCTACACTATCTTAGGGTAGCCTTAGTTTGGATGGCCCTAGCTTCCTTATTCTTTTACGGGTACTGGAATCCCCCCTATTTGCTGCTGTTGCTGGTTTCCATTACCTTAAACTATACCCTAGGCCGTGGGATTGCCTCACGCCCCCTCAAAAGTCCCAAGTCTAAATTCTTCCTGATCCTCGGCATTACCCTAAATTTAGCTCTCATTGGCTATTATAAATACGCCGCCTTTTTCGTCCGTTCTTTAAATACCCTATTTAATCAAACTTGGCAAAATCCCGAGATTTTTCTCCCCCTTGCCATCTCCTTCTACACCTTTACTCAAATTGCTTATTTAGTCGATGCCTACCGAGGAGAAACAAAAAACTCCCGTTATGAGTTTATCACCTATACCCTCTTTGTCTCCTTTTATCCTCAATTAATCGCTGGCCCCATTCTCCGTCATGATGAACTCATTCCCCAACTCCGTCAACCGCGAAACTTCATCTTTTCTCAGCAAAATTTCGCCCAAGGTTTAACCTTATTTATCCTTGGTTTAGCGAAAAAAGTTCTAATTGCCGATAACTTATCCCCTTGGGTTGAACCTGTTTTTAGTCATGCTGATTCTGTCACCTTCCTAGAATCATGGGTAGGTGCATTAAGCTATACCTTTCAACTCTATTTTGACTTTTCCGGTTATTCTGACATGGCCATTGGTTTAGGTTGGATGGTGAATATTAACCTACCCATTAACTTTAACTCCCCCTATAAAGCCCGTTCAATTATTGACTTTTGGCGGCGTTGGCACATGACACTATCTGCTTTTTTACGGGACTATCTCTATATCCCCCTCGGAGGAAGTCGCCAAGGAGAAATCCGCCGTATCCTGAACTTAATGCTCACCATGTTATTAGGTGGACTCTGGCACGGTGCCGGATGGACTTATGTGATTTGGGGGGGACTTCATGGCTTATTTTTAGGCATTAATCACGCTTGGCGAAAATGGGGAATTCCTCTCCCTCAATTCCTTGGTGTTCTCCTCACCTTTTTAGCGGTAGTCGCGAGTTGGGTTTTATTTCGTGCCGCTAGTTTCCCCGATAGTTTAGCCCTTTTACAGTCCATGCTAGGCATCAAAGGAGTCGTTTTACACGCCGCACATCAGCCATTTTTAGGATGGTTAACTCCCCTAGGTGTTCAATTTAAAAATAGTGCCGACTTTGCCTATTTACCCCCATTACTCATTAATCAAACCCTGATAATTTTAGCCGGATGTGCCTGGCTCGTCTTTGCCGTTCCTAATACACAACAAATGGTTACAAAATTTACCCCTAGTTGGGGTTGGACACTGTGGATTGTCTTCTTAAGTGTAGCCTGTTTTATTTCCCTGAATCAAGTCTCAGAATTTCTCTATTTTCAGTTCTAA
- a CDS encoding hybrid sensor histidine kinase/response regulator: MSFFRLEPTPAVNKILVVDDSPDNLFLIQSILEEEGYESELAENGQDAIALIEENPPDLVLLDVMMPGMDGFEVTRRIRENPHLSYIPILLITAYDQASVVQGLDSGADDFIRKPVEIEELLARVRSLLRLKQSVDERDAIARQREDFVSRLTHDLRTPLVAADRMLDLFQQGAFGDLPSEMQEAVSIMIRSNQNLLALVNTLLDVYRYEAGRKRLNITPLHLPQIILEVIEELTPLATEKGLSLSYHPTTETFPTVSGDALELRRVLINIIGNAIKFTDQGGVKIALHHTPQHVKIAVQDTGQGISPDEQKNLFQRFRQGDHTRAGSGLGLHLSQCIIAAHHGHITVDSEPGKGSTFTITLTL; this comes from the coding sequence ATGAGCTTTTTCCGACTTGAACCCACTCCGGCAGTGAATAAAATCTTGGTGGTGGATGATTCCCCGGATAATTTGTTTTTGATTCAAAGTATTTTAGAGGAGGAGGGGTATGAGAGTGAGTTGGCGGAAAATGGACAGGATGCGATCGCCCTGATTGAAGAAAACCCCCCAGATTTGGTTTTATTAGACGTGATGATGCCCGGAATGGACGGGTTTGAGGTGACGCGAAGGATTCGAGAAAACCCCCATCTTTCCTATATTCCGATTCTCTTAATTACGGCTTATGATCAAGCTAGTGTCGTGCAGGGATTGGACAGTGGGGCGGATGATTTTATCCGCAAACCCGTTGAAATTGAGGAATTGTTAGCGCGGGTGCGATCGCTTTTGCGCTTAAAACAGAGTGTCGATGAACGAGATGCGATCGCACGGCAACGAGAAGACTTTGTTTCCCGACTCACCCACGATCTCCGCACCCCCCTAGTCGCGGCCGATCGGATGTTAGATTTATTTCAACAAGGCGCTTTCGGGGATCTTCCTTCAGAAATGCAGGAAGCCGTATCTATTATGATTCGTAGTAATCAGAATTTACTCGCCCTCGTCAATACTTTACTAGATGTCTATCGCTATGAAGCCGGCCGCAAACGGTTAAATATTACCCCCCTTCATCTCCCCCAAATTATCCTAGAAGTGATCGAAGAACTCACCCCACTGGCCACAGAAAAAGGGTTATCTCTTAGTTATCACCCCACAACAGAAACCTTTCCCACCGTCTCAGGAGATGCCTTAGAATTGCGTCGGGTTTTAATCAATATTATCGGCAATGCCATTAAATTCACCGATCAAGGGGGCGTGAAAATTGCCCTACACCACACCCCCCAACACGTGAAAATAGCCGTCCAAGACACCGGACAAGGAATTAGTCCCGACGAGCAAAAAAACCTCTTTCAACGCTTCCGACAAGGCGACCACACCCGCGCTGGCAGTGGGTTAGGATTACACCTGTCACAGTGTATTATTGCCGCCCATCATGGACACATTACCGTAGATTCTGAACCCGGAAAAGGGAGTACCTTTACCATCACCCTAACCCTTTAA